A window of the Scleropages formosus chromosome 21, fSclFor1.1, whole genome shotgun sequence genome harbors these coding sequences:
- the ergic2 gene encoding endoplasmic reticulum-Golgi intermediate compartment protein 2: MRRLSRKKALGLVKELDAFPKVPESYVETTASGGTVSLIAFGAMVLLAFFEFFVYRDTWMKYEYEVDKDFSSKLRINIDITVAMRCQHVGADVLDLAETMVASDGLQYEPVVFELSPQQRLWHRTLLLIQNRLRDEHSLQEVLFKSVLKGSPTALPPREDNPTQPFNACRIHGHLYVNKVAGNFHITVGKAIPHPRGHAHLAALVSHETYNFSHRIDHLSFGEEIPGIINPLDGTEKICSDHNQMFQYFITIVPTKLHTYKISADTHQYSVTERERVINHAAGSHGVSGIFMKYDISSLMVTVTEQHMPLWQFLVRLCGIIGGIFSTTGMLHGLVGALVDIVCCRFKLGAYKPKKVHPLDTHLNNHTPFFTENNKH, translated from the exons ATGAGGCGACTGTCCAGGAAAAAGGCCCTCGGTCTGGTGAAGGAGCTGGACGCCTTCCCCAAGGTCCCGGAGAGCTACGTGGAGACGACGGCCAGTGGCGGCACAG TATCTCTGATTGCCTTCGGTGCCATGGTTCTTCTGGCCTTCTTCGAATTCTTTGTGTACCGGGATACCTGGATGAAATACGAATACGAAGTAGACAAGGATTTCTCTAG caaattaagaataaatattgatattacAGTTGCTATGAGGTGCCAGC ATGTTGGTGCAGATGTGCTGGACTTGGCAGAGACGATGGTTGCATCAGATGGCCTTCAGTATGAGCCA GTTGTCTTTGAACTCTCTCCTCAACAAAGACTGTGGCATAG GACTCTTCTGCTAATACAGAACAGGCTGAGAGACGAGCACTCTCTTCAAGAGGTCCTGTTCAAGAGCGTGTTAAAGGGATCCCCCACCGCCCTTCCTCCACG GGAGGACAACCCCACACAACCTTTCAATGCCTGTAGGATCCACGGGCACTTGTATGTCAACAAAGTGGCGGGAAACTTCCACATCACTGTGGGCAA AGCCATCCCTCACCCTCGTGGACATGCCCACCTGGCAGCCCTGGTAAGCCATGAAA CCTACAACTTCTCCCATCGAATAGACCATTTGTCTTTTGGAGAGGAAATTCCAGGAATTATAAATCCTCTGGATGGTACAGAAAAAATCTGCTCAGATC ATAACCAGATGTTCCAGTACTTCATCACCATAGTGCCCACCAAGCTGCATACCTACAAAATCtcagcagacacacaccagTACTCCGTCACCGAGCGG GAGCGTGTGATCAACCATGCAGCGGGCAGCCATGGCGTGTCCGGGATCTTCATGAAGTACGACATCAGCTCACTGATGGTCACGGTGACAGAACAACACATGCCCTTGTGGCAGTTCCTGGTGCGCCTGTGTGGCATCATTGGTGGAATCTTCTCAACTACAG GAATGCTTCACGGGCTGGTCGGCGCCTTGGTTGATATTGTCTGCTGTCGCTTCAAGCTAGGAGCCTACAAACCCAAGAAG gtccACCCCCTGGATACCCATCTGAATAATCACACCCCCTTCTTCACAGAAAACAATAAGCATTAG
- the kxd1 gene encoding kxDL motif-containing protein 1 has protein sequence MEPTASGVFCDRMLSMVNSEDVNAIIQAQRHMLDRFEKTNEMLLNFNGLSSVRLQQMNEHFLHHTRTLVEMKKDLDSIFRRIRTLKGKIAKQYPEAFSNIHESPILEDDDEFDPVPQSTATTATATSEQSTESCDTSPDIISPTVSRCSEDSAQEPLDTPTSDGLGVAVLQDEGPD, from the exons ATGGAGCCAACGGCATCTGGAGTGTTCTGTGACCGAATGCTTAGCATGGTCAACTCGGAGGATGTGAATGCCATCATCCAAGCTCAGAGGCACAT GTTGGACCGCTTTGAGAAAACCAATGAGATGCTCCTGAACTTTAATGGACTGTCCAGCGTGCGACTCCAGCAGATGAATGAGCACTTCCTACACCACACCCGCACACTAGTGGAAATGAAGAAGGATCTGGACAGCATCTTCAGAAGAATAAG GACACTGAAAGGAAAAATTGCAAAGCAGTACCCAGAGGCCTTCAgca ATATCCATGAGTCTCCTATACTGGAGGACGATGATGAGTTTGACCCTGTCCCACAAAGCACAGCCACCACAGCAACGGCCACTTCAGAGCAGAGCACTGAGTCATGCGACACCAGTCCGGACATCATCTCCCCAACAGTTAGCCGATGCTCAGAAGACTCTGCCCAAGAACCGCTGGACACACCTACATCAGATGGCCTAGGTGTGGCCGTGCTGCAGGACGAGGGTCCGGATTAG